ATTTCAGCAGCGGAGTAGGCCATGTGAAAGAACTCGGGGGCCTCAACTGCTATATCACTGGCCCCGCTAATTCCAAGTTGTCTGTGATACTAATCGCAGATGTTTTTGGTATGTGCAATTTCTTGAAACTTTTGATCGTGGGCTGCTGCaaagtttcaatttttcttcGTGGATTATGAGTATTTACAAGCGGGCGATCTGTATTCAATGTTGTCAATTGTTTGTAAAAGTTGctggttgtttttttttttttctcgctTTATGTTCCCCCGAGAATTCGTTTTTGAATCGAAAAGTGATAGTCTTGTAATCTAGTTTGTTCCCTCTTTTAATATTTTGCTCGTTGCTTTATGCAGGATATGAGGCTCCTAACTTGAGGTGCTGCTTCTCTCCATTACCCATTTGTTTTATTATTGAATGTGATTTTGTTCTGTGTAATGAGTTCTCTTTTAAACTTGTAGATTACCCTTTTTTTATACATTATTCAATATTAAGATGGTGTTTAATTAAAGATTTATGCATTCCCTTTACCCATTAGCATCTTGAAATGGAAAAAAATGAGTGAATTGTATTTTACCTCATCTGATGAATGAAAATGACAAGTATCTCTAATTGACAAATCAAGGTAAACAGCCGTTAGTTTTAGCAAATGTTGAACAAAGACATGATAtgaaattgatttaaattaGTGATATTTGACGAAAAATAAGGATAACATAACCTGCCATTGCATGTATTAGGAATTCAAGGAAATTCAACCAATTGCATACTATCTTGTGTTTAGATTGTAATAACTGCTTGCACAGATAGACTTTTGTTTAGCTATGTtatgatataaatttaaaatcttgaattttataTGGTACTTATATAGCCATTTTCTGCCTTGAAGGAAACTTGCGGACAAAGTTGCTGAGGCTGGGTTTTACACCGTTCTCCCAGATTTTTTGAGGGGCGATCCATTTGTACCTGAAAATTCTGAGAGACCTATCTCTGTTTGGTTTAAAGATCACGGGACTGTGAGTAATCATTTATACCCATATCATAATCAGTCAGCTGGCCTCTAAATATTTACTTAAATATCGATTATCCGGCATTATCATGGCTTTTATCTCTAAATATTTAGCGTCGGCTTGATAGGATCAAGGATTTGAAGATGCAAAGCCAGTTATTGAAGCTCTTAAAAGCAATGGCATAACTAAGATTGCTGCCGCAGGCTTCTGTTGGGGGGGTGTGGTCTTATTTAGTCACCGATAAAACTAATTTTCTCCTTATCTCAACATCGTGACTCGTAAAATCAAATGAATGGCTCTTATTTTGTTTCAGCCAAGGTGGTTGTGGAACTTGCCACGTACGCATATATACAAGCTGGGGTGCTACTACATCCTTCTTTTGTAACTGTAGAAGATATTCAAGGTActaaattttttaagttttcaTATATGGTACGATCTGATCAAAGACCTAATAGCCATGAGAGGGGCATAAAAAGATACATTGCTTTCGTTATTTTAAGTATATATTGGGACTATATCTCTTGAATATGATCCATTGTGGATCCATTTTTATTGGCTATCAGCGGTGAAAACAAGCTGAAACAAAAGTACTTGCTCCTTTTCTTTGAATAATATTGTTAAAATAATCCTCAGGAGTTAAGGTTCCGCTTTCGATTCTTGGAGCTGAAACCGACCATATGTCTCCACCAGAGCTTGTGAAACAATTCGAAACTACTTTGAATGCTAAGCCTGAGGTGATCAACTCAATTGAATCACGCATTTAAATTTTACATGCACTTATAACTAGCTTCTTGATTTAACTTCAAATTTTGTCTTCGTAAATTCCGTCAGagaaaatcctttacaaacctgaGCTGGATGATTTGTGTACCAATTCACCACTCAAACCCACTTTCAGTTATAATCGAAAAACATGAAACAATGGTGATCTTTGTTTCAGATCAACTGCTTCGTGAAGATATTTCCTGGTGTCACGCATGGATGGACTGTAAGGTACAAGGAAGACGACGAGCATTCCGTGAAGAGTGCAGCAGAGGCTCACTCTGATATGTTGGATTGGTTTACCAAACATCttaaataaattgaattatCAGAAAAGCATCTTAAATAAATTCGAGCACTCTTGTATCCTGTATTGCAACAAATTATGCCTACTCTGGACCAGTTCTATGAGTTATAATGTAATTTTCAGCTGCACTGTTACATTGACGTTTGGATTTCAAATTACTAAATATTTGGTATTGTTACAGGTTGGAAAATTGTCAATCCTACTCATCTATTATATGTGTCGAGGAGCCTTGACTATGGTTCGTTTTGACAACTCTGTTGATCTAACTTTTACAATATTTGTGCTCCATAATTTTGAATCCAGTATAGGTTATTGTGTCACCCCAATCTGGTCCATATACGTGGGGAGGTATATTCTTTTTGAATTAAGCCAATGTTGCTTTGtagttaatttttttgtttataataatTGAGGAATGAGGTTTTGTTTTGACGAGATTGCTTTGTAATTAATCTGTCTGCCCAAATGCTA
This window of the Primulina huaijiensis isolate GDHJ02 unplaced genomic scaffold, ASM1229523v2 scaffold42415, whole genome shotgun sequence genome carries:
- the LOC140969625 gene encoding endo-1,3;1,4-beta-D-glucanase-like, whose translation is MAGKQCCENPPTLDFSSGVGHVKELGGLNCYITGPANSKLSVILIADVFGYEAPNLRKLADKVAEAGFYTVLPDFLRGDPFVPENSERPISVWFKDHGTDQGFEDAKPVIEALKSNGITKIAAAGFCWGAKVVVELATYAYIQAGVLLHPSFVTVEDIQGVKVPLSILGAETDHMSPPELVKQFETTLNAKPEINCFVKIFPGVTHGWTVRYKEDDEHSVKSAAEAHSDMLDWFTKHLK